A stretch of DNA from Candidatus Pantoea bituminis:
TGCACCGTTAGCCAGCCATTGTGCAGCATCATGCGATCGGCATTTTGCTGAAGTGCCAGCTGTGAGCCTCGTACCAGCATCAGCGGATCGTTTTGTAACTCCTTGCTGCCTACCCCAGAAAAGGCGGAAAAGAGTTGGCCTAACAGCCAATCAGCTTGCGCATCGCCGCCGTTTTGCAATCGTGCACGGGTTGCATCATCAATCAGACCGTTACGATGTTGCCAGGCAAAACGGCCCCACTGCTGCTGCTGATTTTCATTGAGATCGCCCTGCACCTGTTTGAGTGCAGGCAAAGCGCGTAATTGCTCAAGCCACCAGCGCGCTACTGCGGGATCGTCGGTTTTTCCTGGTAATACCAGCCAGACCATTTGTCGATCCAGCCGCTGCATAAAACCTTCCTGCAACTCCGCAGGCGCGGCACCGAGGTTTTGCTGCGGCAACAACGCCAGTACGCTGCTGTTGAGATGGCTGCGCGGCAACAGCAGCACCAAGGCGACAGCTAACACCATGCAAACCACTAACCACAGCGCGGCGAAGAATTTATCATTACGGCCCGGCAAAACGTGTGCGCTCCTCGTCACTTAATTGCGGCGGCTTAATGCGCGTGTTGCTGAGTTGAATGTGGGTCTTATCACCCTGCTTGTCATCCAAATCGATACGTTCGAGAAATTCGCTGCCCGCCAGATCGATACGATTAAATATCATGTTAAGCGGCGCGGCTTTAGGCGTGAGTCCCAGCGTCCAGCGCTGGTTGCCGTTGTCCTGAAAATCGAGCGTAAAGTTCTCTTTCAAGACTTTCTCATCTGCCTGAAACAGCGCGCGCAACAAATGATTGAACTGGAACATTTGTGGATTACTGTCTGAAGTGATGACTTGCGGCGGCTGATTATTCAGCGTTTGTACCATGCGCTTATCATCAAGCAGCAGCGTCATGACAAACGGCGTTGTTTGATGCCACCACAGTCCTTGTTGTTGCGCGATCAGCAGGTTGCCATGTGATACCAGCGGCTGCGCCATGCCGGAAATGGTGCGTGTTTGAACAAAATCTGCGCGAATGATCGGTTGACTGGCAAAGCGCTGCTGTAACTGTTCCAGCGTGACGGCGCTGGCCGCGCTGGCCGCGCTGGCCCACAGTAGCAAACTGGCAACGATAATTTTTAGCATTCTTTCACCCCTAGGCGTTCCAGCAAAATATCGGGCGTAACAAAGCATAAGGTTTCTGTTGCCTGCTCCACCGCAACCTGCAAAGTGTGCGCTTTGGTGGTGATCTCCCCTGCCGCATTGCGGACCTGGTAGTCGATGCGTAACCGGTTTTCATATTCGGTGATGCTGGCGCTGACGGTGATCGGTTCCTCACAGCGCAGCGGCTGGCGATACTTAACGCGGGTGTCGACCACCGGCCAGATGTAGCCGCTGGCCGCCATTTCGCTGTAGCTGTAATTAATGCTGCGCAGCAGCGCTTCACGGGCCACTTCGAAATAACGGAAGTAGTTACCGTGCCAGACCACGCCCATCGGATCGCAGTCGTGAAAAGAGACCGTGAGCGCGACTTCCACGGTATGCAGGTGATCAGGCATTGTCGGACTCCTCATGGCGCACCCGATCATCGGGCAACGTCCAGAAATCGAAAAAGTT
This window harbors:
- a CDS encoding acyl-CoA thioesterase; translated protein: MPDHLHTVEVALTVSFHDCDPMGVVWHGNYFRYFEVAREALLRSINYSYSEMAASGYIWPVVDTRVKYRQPLRCEEPITVSASITEYENRLRIDYQVRNAAGEITTKAHTLQVAVEQATETLCFVTPDILLERLGVKEC
- a CDS encoding outer membrane lipoprotein carrier protein LolA — encoded protein: MLKIIVASLLLWASAASAASAVTLEQLQQRFASQPIIRADFVQTRTISGMAQPLVSHGNLLIAQQQGLWWHQTTPFVMTLLLDDKRMVQTLNNQPPQVITSDSNPQMFQFNHLLRALFQADEKVLKENFTLDFQDNGNQRWTLGLTPKAAPLNMIFNRIDLAGSEFLERIDLDDKQGDKTHIQLSNTRIKPPQLSDEERTRFAGP